The following DNA comes from Tunturibacter psychrotolerans.
TTAGCGATTCGTGAATCTTCATGTTCCGTTGCTGTTTGTATTCCGTTGGCTCCGCAGGTGTAGGAGGATAGTGGAGCGAGGTCTTTATGGTGCTTGGAGTGGGAACGGATCTGATGGAGACGAAACGGATCGAAGTGAGTATCGACCGGTTCGGAGAACGTTTTTTGGAGCGGGTCTTCACCACGGGAGAGATCGCTTACTGCATGCGCAAGAAGAAGAATGCGGCTGAGAGCTTTGCGGCTCGGTTCGCTGCAAAAGAAGCCGGAGCAAAGGCACTGGGGACGGGGATCAGCCGGGGAGTTACGTGGAAAGAACTTGAAGTTCGACGCGAGGCGAATGGCCGACCAACCCTGCATTTGAGTGGACGTGCGGCAGAGCTGGCGGGGGCAATGGGAGTGCGCAGGATGCAGCTAAGCCTGACCCATAGCCGAGAGTTGGCGATGGCGGTCGTGGTAGTGGAGGATTGAAACGCAATAGGTTGTGGAAGTTGAAACCAATCCAGCGATTCGCGCATCCATTCGGAATCGAGCACTTTAACGCGATGCGGTCCTCTTGAGTTTTCTCGATCAATGGGGTGCGAGGGTAATGTATTCTCCTAGTTACTGACACCCTGATCGCGCTAGAGGTGGGAGCGGCAGTG
Coding sequences within:
- the acpS gene encoding holo-ACP synthase, which codes for MVLGVGTDLMETKRIEVSIDRFGERFLERVFTTGEIAYCMRKKKNAAESFAARFAAKEAGAKALGTGISRGVTWKELEVRREANGRPTLHLSGRAAELAGAMGVRRMQLSLTHSRELAMAVVVVED